One genomic window of Kaistia geumhonensis includes the following:
- a CDS encoding cytochrome c-type biogenesis protein: MARLAAVLLALMVGLSPALAVQPDEMLPDPALEARARALSTELRCLICQSQSIDESDAEIARDLRVLIRERLKAGDSDAAVKDFLVARYGEYVLLKPAFAWHTALLWGAAPLVLIAGAALSIGLFRRRRAAEPQRLSAEEEARVEALLARDD; encoded by the coding sequence ATGGCGCGGCTCGCGGCCGTCCTGCTGGCGCTCATGGTCGGCCTTTCCCCGGCGCTCGCCGTGCAGCCGGACGAAATGCTGCCCGACCCGGCGCTCGAGGCGCGGGCGCGCGCGCTTTCGACGGAGCTGCGCTGCCTCATCTGCCAGAGCCAGTCGATCGACGAATCGGACGCCGAGATTGCCCGTGACCTGCGCGTGCTCATCCGCGAGCGGTTGAAGGCGGGCGACAGCGACGCCGCCGTCAAGGATTTCCTCGTGGCGCGCTACGGCGAGTATGTGCTGCTGAAGCCGGCCTTCGCCTGGCACACGGCCCTGCTGTGGGGCGCCGCGCCGCTGGTGCTGATCGCCGGCGCCGCGCTCTCGATCGGGCTCTTCCGCCGCCGCCGGGCCGCGGAGCCCCAGCGTCTCTCGGCCGAGGAGGAGGCCCGCGTCGAGGCTCTCCTCGCCCGGGACGACTGA
- a CDS encoding heme lyase CcmF/NrfE family subunit: MIVELGHYALVLALALSIAGAILPLYGALVGDRRLMAVAPSASLVVLVFVAFSFGALTHAYLVSDFSVRNVVENSHSLKPLIFKISGVWGNHEGSMLLWVLILALFGGLVALFGNNLPLKLKALVLAVQSAIGTAFLAFILATSNPFLRLDPAPAQGRDLNPVLQDIGLAIHPPLLYLGYVGCSISFAFAIAALIDGRIDAAWARWVRPWTLAAWVFLTLGITMGSYWAYYELGWGGWWFWDPVENASFMPWLAATALLHSAIVMEKRDALKIWTVLLAILTFSLSLLGTFLVRSGVLTSVHAFASDPARGVFILVILCLFIGGSFSLFALRAGTLAQGGLFAPISREGALVLNNLLLTAACATVLTGTLYPLALEAVTGEKISVGAPFFDMTFGPLMVPLLIAVPFGPLLAWKRGDLYAAAQRLFAAFVLVLATIVVGLALAGTGKALAVLGLALAVWLITGSLCEIAFRVKLFRAPLAESFRRASGLPRAAFGTTLAHLGLGLTVLGIVASNAWNTELITTMKPGDTVEAGGRSLTMDGFLPVSGGTYSGTAARFTVREGGAVVATLAPEKRLYTVQNMPTTESAIQTFGLSQLYVSLGDIKPDGATVVRVYWKSLVTLIWIGAVVMALGGALSLSDRRLRVGAPKPARRGAAVAAAE, translated from the coding sequence GTGATCGTCGAACTCGGCCACTACGCGCTGGTCCTCGCTCTGGCGCTTTCCATCGCCGGTGCGATCCTGCCGCTCTATGGCGCGCTCGTCGGCGACCGGCGGCTGATGGCGGTGGCGCCGAGCGCCTCGCTGGTCGTTCTCGTCTTCGTCGCCTTCAGCTTCGGCGCGCTGACGCATGCCTATCTCGTCTCGGATTTCTCGGTCCGCAACGTCGTCGAGAACTCGCATTCGCTGAAGCCGCTCATCTTCAAGATCAGCGGCGTCTGGGGCAATCACGAAGGCTCGATGCTGCTCTGGGTGCTGATCCTCGCCTTGTTCGGCGGGCTGGTCGCGCTGTTCGGAAACAATCTGCCGCTGAAGCTGAAGGCGCTCGTCCTCGCCGTCCAGTCGGCGATCGGCACCGCCTTCCTCGCCTTCATCCTGGCGACGTCCAACCCCTTCCTGCGCCTCGATCCCGCGCCCGCGCAGGGCCGCGATCTCAATCCCGTGCTGCAGGATATCGGCCTCGCGATCCATCCGCCGCTGCTCTATCTCGGCTATGTCGGCTGCTCGATCTCGTTCGCCTTCGCCATCGCGGCGCTGATCGACGGACGCATCGACGCCGCCTGGGCGCGCTGGGTGCGGCCCTGGACGCTGGCGGCCTGGGTGTTCCTGACGCTCGGCATCACCATGGGCTCCTACTGGGCCTATTACGAGCTCGGCTGGGGCGGCTGGTGGTTCTGGGACCCGGTCGAGAATGCGAGCTTCATGCCCTGGCTCGCGGCGACCGCGCTGCTCCATTCGGCGATCGTGATGGAGAAGCGCGACGCACTGAAGATCTGGACGGTTCTGCTCGCCATCCTGACCTTCTCGCTGTCGCTGCTCGGCACCTTCCTCGTCCGCTCGGGTGTCTTGACCTCGGTGCATGCCTTCGCCTCCGATCCGGCGCGCGGCGTCTTCATCCTCGTCATCCTCTGCCTCTTCATCGGCGGCAGCTTCTCGCTGTTCGCGCTGCGCGCCGGGACGCTGGCGCAAGGCGGGCTGTTCGCGCCGATCAGCCGCGAGGGGGCGCTCGTCCTCAACAATCTGCTGCTCACGGCGGCCTGCGCGACCGTTCTCACCGGCACGCTCTATCCGCTGGCGCTGGAGGCGGTGACGGGCGAGAAGATCTCGGTCGGCGCGCCCTTCTTCGACATGACCTTCGGGCCGCTGATGGTGCCGCTGCTCATCGCGGTTCCGTTCGGACCGCTGCTCGCCTGGAAGCGCGGCGATCTCTATGCCGCCGCCCAGCGCCTCTTCGCGGCCTTCGTCCTCGTCCTCGCGACGATCGTCGTCGGCCTCGCTCTCGCCGGCACCGGAAAGGCGCTGGCCGTGCTCGGCCTCGCGCTCGCGGTGTGGCTGATCACGGGTTCGCTTTGCGAGATCGCCTTCCGCGTCAAGCTGTTCCGCGCGCCGCTCGCCGAGAGCTTCCGCCGCGCGTCCGGGCTGCCGCGCGCCGCCTTCGGCACGACGCTCGCCCATCTCGGCCTCGGCCTCACGGTGCTCGGCATCGTCGCGTCGAACGCCTGGAACACCGAGCTGATCACCACGATGAAGCCGGGCGACACCGTCGAGGCCGGCGGCCGGTCGCTGACGATGGACGGCTTCCTGCCGGTGTCGGGCGGCACCTATAGCGGCACGGCGGCGCGCTTCACCGTCCGCGAGGGCGGCGCCGTCGTGGCGACGCTGGCGCCCGAAAAGCGGCTCTACACGGTGCAGAACATGCCGACCACGGAATCGGCGATCCAGACCTTCGGCCTCTCGCAGCTCTATGTCTCGCTCGGCGACATCAAGCCCGACGGCGCGACGGTGGTGCGCGTCTACTGGAAGTCGCTGGTGACGCTGATCTGGATCGGCGCCGTGGTCATGGCGCTCGGCGGCGCGCTGTCGCTGTCCGACCGGCGGCTGCGCGTCGGAGCACCGAAGCCGGCCCGGCGCGGCGCGGCCGTGGCGGCGGCGGAGTGA
- the ccmE gene encoding cytochrome c maturation protein CcmE — protein MTRKQRRLTLIGLAGLVLASAVGLILFALSDGIAFFATPSEVASNPPPPERRLRLGGLVEAGSVVKDGTEVRFAVTDGKAAIPVHYTGMLPDLFREGQGVVAEGKVDGAGLFQADTILAKHDETYMPKEVVEALKKSGEWRPEAAAEGPAPETVTR, from the coding sequence ATGACGCGGAAGCAGCGACGTCTCACCCTGATCGGCCTCGCCGGACTGGTGCTCGCCAGCGCGGTCGGGCTGATCCTCTTCGCGCTGTCGGACGGTATCGCCTTCTTCGCGACCCCTTCGGAGGTCGCGTCCAATCCGCCTCCGCCCGAGCGGCGCCTCAGGCTCGGCGGTCTCGTCGAGGCCGGAAGCGTCGTCAAGGACGGGACAGAGGTCCGCTTCGCCGTCACCGACGGCAAGGCGGCGATCCCGGTTCACTATACCGGCATGCTGCCCGACCTCTTCCGGGAGGGGCAGGGCGTCGTTGCCGAGGGCAAGGTGGACGGCGCCGGCCTCTTCCAGGCCGACACGATCCTCGCCAAGCATGACGAGACCTATATGCCCAAGGAGGTCGTCGAGGCGCTGAAGAAGAGCGGCGAGTGGCGGCCCGAGGCGGCGGCCGAAGGTCCGGCTCCCGAGACGGTGACGCGGTGA
- the ccmI gene encoding c-type cytochrome biogenesis protein CcmI → MLQWILMAVMTVAAALAVLVPIGRRPAAAEGSARSIYRDQLDELTRDRERGLIGETEAEAARIELSRRLLKADGAAADSGPDGRRAGRIGFVAAAILVPAIALGVYLRIGAPQLPDQPLAARQTATAADAEIATLIGRVEQHLKESPEDGTGWEILGPVYARLGRDDDAVRAFGNAIRLLGSTADREARLGEAMTARDGGVVTADAKAAFARALALDPNNDRARFYSAVAVTQSGDRPAAIAAWQALIDGAPQDAPWLPVAKSELASLENPQPGPTASDMQAAAGKSPQEQQAMIEGMVASLAARLDAAPEDAEGWARLFRAYMVLGRPDDASAALARARTALASKPELLAAVEKVASENGVGTAKP, encoded by the coding sequence ATGCTGCAATGGATCCTCATGGCCGTCATGACGGTGGCCGCCGCGCTTGCCGTGCTGGTGCCGATCGGGCGCCGGCCCGCGGCTGCGGAGGGGTCCGCCAGGTCCATCTACCGCGACCAGCTCGACGAACTGACGCGTGACCGCGAGCGCGGCCTCATCGGCGAGACGGAGGCCGAGGCCGCGCGGATCGAGCTGTCGCGACGGCTCCTGAAGGCTGACGGCGCAGCGGCGGACTCCGGCCCCGACGGGCGCCGGGCCGGCCGCATCGGCTTCGTCGCCGCCGCCATTCTCGTTCCCGCCATCGCGCTCGGCGTCTATCTCAGGATCGGTGCGCCACAGCTGCCGGACCAGCCGCTCGCCGCCCGCCAGACGGCCACCGCGGCCGACGCGGAAATCGCGACGCTGATCGGCCGCGTCGAGCAGCATCTGAAGGAATCGCCGGAGGACGGCACCGGCTGGGAGATCCTCGGCCCCGTCTATGCCCGGCTCGGCCGCGACGACGACGCGGTTCGCGCCTTCGGCAACGCCATCCGCCTGCTCGGCTCGACCGCCGACCGCGAGGCGCGGCTCGGCGAGGCGATGACCGCCCGCGACGGGGGCGTGGTGACGGCCGATGCCAAGGCCGCGTTCGCGCGGGCGCTGGCGCTTGATCCGAACAACGACCGCGCGCGCTTCTACAGTGCCGTCGCGGTGACCCAGTCGGGCGACAGGCCGGCTGCGATCGCCGCCTGGCAGGCGCTGATCGACGGTGCGCCGCAGGATGCGCCCTGGCTGCCGGTCGCGAAGAGCGAACTCGCCAGCCTCGAAAACCCGCAGCCCGGCCCGACCGCCTCTGACATGCAGGCGGCGGCCGGGAAGTCGCCGCAGGAGCAGCAGGCGATGATCGAGGGCATGGTGGCCTCGCTGGCGGCGCGGCTCGATGCCGCGCCCGAGGATGCCGAGGGGTGGGCGCGCCTTTTCCGCGCCTATATGGTGCTCGGCAGGCCGGACGACGCCAGCGCGGCGCTGGCCAGGGCGCGCACGGCACTGGCCTCGAAGCCGGAGCTTCTCGCGGCCGTCGAGAAGGTGGCGAGCGAGAACGGCGTCGGCACGGCGAAGCCTTGA
- a CDS encoding glycine zipper 2TM domain-containing protein: MRFAPIVVVGLTSLALASCQGGPTNQQVGVVSGAALGALVGNQFGSGDGKVAATIAGGLVGAFIGNAIGVSLDAQQQQRAAAAQVQALETGRPGTPVGWSQGNARGEVVPGPAYRVNNYECRDYTHQIWIDGQPQTARGTACRQPDGTWRPVS, encoded by the coding sequence ATGCGGTTCGCACCCATCGTCGTCGTCGGCCTGACCAGCCTCGCGCTGGCATCCTGCCAGGGCGGCCCCACCAACCAGCAGGTCGGCGTCGTTTCCGGCGCCGCTCTCGGCGCGCTGGTCGGCAACCAGTTCGGCTCGGGCGACGGCAAGGTCGCCGCGACGATCGCCGGCGGCCTGGTCGGTGCGTTCATCGGCAATGCCATCGGCGTCAGCCTCGACGCGCAGCAGCAGCAGCGCGCCGCCGCGGCGCAGGTGCAGGCGCTGGAGACCGGCCGCCCCGGCACGCCGGTCGGCTGGTCGCAGGGCAATGCGCGCGGCGAGGTCGTCCCCGGCCCGGCCTATCGCGTCAACAACTACGAGTGCCGCGACTACACGCACCAGATCTGGATCGACGGCCAGCCGCAGACGGCGCGCGGCACCGCCTGCCGCCAGCCCGACGGCACCTGGCGCCCCGTGAGCTGA
- a CDS encoding ATP-binding protein produces MSGDGRLARPARAGGRRGWRPRLDSLAFRLVAGAAVWAAIALVAAALILTALYRDTVERGFDERLAVYLKTLVGNLANQTPGQLGDPGNLGEQRFELIYSGWYWQVRQEGGPVVLASRSLATDTLDLAKARDAKTVDGVESAVMTGPDGQELRVLSRTIIFDADHRYDVLIAGNASDLEQEIRSFRTSVMLTLAVFGAGLIAATGVLIRLGLRPLDRVRRSLAEMRSGREQRLEGPFPAELEPLARELNALIASNQEIIERARTHVGNLAHALKTPLSVITNEARSAGGPLAAKVIEQAEIMRMQINHHLDRARIAARSKVIGAVTEVQPVLERLVRAMGRIHGDRGIEVALTVAPGARFRGEQQDLEEITGNLVDNACKWAASRVAVTVERIGEGEDAVVVVRVDDDGPGLTEAEMAEATRRGRRLDESKPGSGLGLSIVTDLAGLYGGDFAMDRSPLGGLRAVVTLPAADA; encoded by the coding sequence ATGAGCGGCGACGGCAGGCTCGCCAGGCCCGCGAGGGCGGGCGGTCGGCGCGGCTGGCGGCCGCGCCTCGATTCGCTCGCCTTCCGCCTCGTCGCCGGCGCCGCGGTCTGGGCGGCGATCGCGCTCGTCGCCGCGGCGCTGATCCTCACCGCGCTCTATCGCGACACGGTCGAGCGCGGCTTCGACGAGCGGCTCGCCGTCTATCTGAAGACGCTGGTCGGCAACCTCGCCAACCAGACGCCCGGCCAGCTCGGCGATCCCGGCAATCTCGGCGAACAGCGCTTCGAACTCATCTATTCCGGCTGGTACTGGCAGGTGCGCCAGGAGGGCGGCCCGGTGGTGCTCGCCTCGCGCTCGCTGGCGACCGACACGCTCGATCTCGCCAAGGCGCGCGACGCGAAGACGGTCGACGGCGTCGAATCGGCCGTCATGACCGGGCCCGACGGGCAGGAGCTGCGCGTCCTCAGCCGCACGATCATCTTCGATGCCGATCACCGCTACGACGTGCTGATCGCGGGCAATGCCAGCGATCTGGAGCAGGAGATCCGCTCCTTCCGCACCAGCGTGATGCTGACGCTGGCCGTGTTCGGCGCCGGGCTCATCGCCGCGACGGGCGTGCTGATCCGCCTCGGGCTGCGGCCGCTCGACCGCGTACGGCGCAGCCTCGCCGAGATGCGCTCCGGCCGCGAGCAGCGGCTGGAAGGACCATTCCCCGCCGAACTCGAACCGCTCGCCCGCGAACTCAACGCGCTCATCGCCTCCAACCAGGAGATCATCGAGCGGGCGCGCACCCATGTCGGCAACCTCGCTCATGCGCTGAAGACGCCGCTTTCCGTCATCACCAACGAGGCGCGATCGGCGGGCGGTCCGCTCGCGGCCAAGGTGATCGAGCAGGCCGAGATCATGCGCATGCAGATCAACCACCATCTCGACCGCGCGCGCATCGCGGCGCGCTCCAAGGTGATCGGAGCGGTGACCGAGGTGCAGCCGGTTCTGGAGCGGCTGGTGCGCGCCATGGGCCGCATCCATGGCGACCGCGGCATCGAGGTCGCGCTCACCGTCGCGCCGGGCGCCCGCTTCCGCGGCGAGCAGCAGGATCTCGAGGAGATCACCGGCAATCTCGTCGACAATGCCTGCAAATGGGCGGCGTCGCGGGTCGCGGTCACGGTCGAGCGGATCGGGGAGGGCGAGGATGCCGTCGTCGTCGTCCGCGTCGACGACGACGGCCCCGGCCTGACGGAAGCGGAAATGGCCGAGGCCACCCGCCGTGGCCGCCGCCTCGACGAGAGCAAGCCGGGCTCGGGGCTTGGCCTTTCGATCGTCACCGACCTCGCCGGGCTCTATGGCGGCGACTTCGCGATGGACAGGTCGCCGCTGGGCGGATTGCGCGCGGTGGTCACGCTGCCGGCCGCCGACGCCTGA
- a CDS encoding response regulator transcription factor: MRILVVEDDPDLNRQLGEAFRNAGYTVDTARDGEEGHYLGDTEPYDAVVLDIGLPRMDGISVLEAWRREGRNMPVLILTARDRWSDKVQGIDAGADDYVAKPFHIEEVLARIRALVRRAAGHATNEIECGPVRIDTKASRVTVDGNPVKLTSHEYKVLEYLMHHRDRVVSRTELIEHLYDQDFDRDSNTIEVFVGRLRKKVAPDLIDTVRGLGYRIVTPKSS, encoded by the coding sequence ATGCGAATTCTCGTCGTCGAAGACGATCCCGACCTGAACCGCCAGCTCGGCGAAGCCTTCCGCAATGCCGGCTACACGGTGGACACCGCGCGCGACGGCGAGGAGGGGCATTATCTCGGCGACACCGAGCCCTATGACGCCGTCGTGCTCGATATCGGCCTGCCGCGCATGGACGGCATCAGCGTGCTCGAGGCCTGGCGCCGCGAGGGACGCAACATGCCGGTGTTGATCCTCACGGCGCGCGACCGCTGGAGCGACAAGGTGCAGGGCATCGACGCCGGCGCCGACGACTATGTCGCCAAGCCCTTCCATATCGAGGAGGTGCTGGCCCGCATCCGCGCGCTTGTGCGCCGCGCCGCCGGCCACGCCACCAACGAGATCGAGTGCGGCCCGGTGCGCATCGACACCAAGGCGAGCCGCGTCACCGTCGACGGCAATCCGGTGAAGCTCACCTCGCATGAATACAAGGTGCTCGAATATCTGATGCACCACCGCGACCGCGTCGTATCGCGCACCGAGCTGATCGAGCATCTCTACGACCAGGATTTCGACCGCGACTCGAACACGATCGAGGTCTTTGTCGGGCGGCTGCGCAAGAAGGTGGCGCCCGACCTCATCGATACGGTGCGCGGGCTCGGCTACCGGATCGTCACGCCGAAAAGCTCATGA
- a CDS encoding PepSY domain-containing protein has translation MISPRLLLLIAVIGLLQPGTAFAQGCLSQAEARQAVQNGEAISLSQVRGSLPGDVVSAQLCRGGGGLVYVVNVLGEGGKVQRLTIDARSGAVAGN, from the coding sequence ATGATCTCGCCGCGCCTCTTGCTTCTCATCGCCGTCATCGGGCTCCTCCAGCCCGGGACGGCGTTCGCGCAGGGCTGCCTCTCGCAGGCCGAGGCGCGCCAGGCGGTGCAGAACGGCGAGGCGATCTCGCTCAGCCAGGTGCGGGGCAGCCTTCCGGGCGACGTCGTCTCGGCGCAGCTCTGCCGCGGGGGCGGCGGGCTCGTCTATGTGGTCAACGTGCTGGGCGAGGGGGGCAAGGTCCAGCGGCTCACGATCGACGCCCGCAGCGGCGCCGTCGCCGGCAACTGA
- a CDS encoding acyltransferase family protein, with amino-acid sequence MIGADSQAKVQDGSKRDIVFIHFLRGLAPLLVIFAHVPGLWLLERNETWSVFQFYKIAILGPLQISDGGGHFGVVVFFLISGYIISAVAVRETRTEFFVKRVLRIFPTLLAATAIAFVIVKLSEAFALGPIYSTDATKLIDFLKSAVMISWIFPSPRALSVAWSLMPELIFYLIVFVLLGLMKRAPIKATLVMILIYCALTFPMALSPYLAYLGYFTIYLPILIIGRIFYLEQRKQIEVRAAMALIILCAAMFVSVYSVRFPGELFNVGNGRIWNYIYALGLFYGLMVSDMKYVPRPIAYCADISYALYLVHLPVGIFVLNLLDGSPIPFGLRSFLAIAAAFAAAHVVHIVVERPAQQWARRILRRGPPLAVTQTSVTPAG; translated from the coding sequence ATGATCGGCGCCGATTCGCAGGCCAAGGTTCAGGACGGATCGAAACGCGATATCGTCTTCATTCATTTCCTCCGGGGCCTTGCACCGCTCCTGGTTATCTTTGCGCACGTTCCGGGCCTGTGGCTGCTCGAGCGGAACGAGACCTGGTCCGTTTTCCAGTTCTACAAGATCGCGATCCTCGGTCCGCTCCAGATATCGGACGGAGGCGGCCATTTCGGCGTCGTGGTCTTTTTCCTCATCAGCGGCTACATCATCAGTGCCGTCGCCGTTCGGGAGACGCGGACCGAGTTCTTCGTCAAGCGCGTCCTCAGAATTTTCCCGACACTCCTTGCAGCGACGGCTATCGCCTTCGTCATCGTCAAGTTGTCGGAGGCCTTCGCGTTGGGGCCGATCTATTCGACGGATGCGACGAAGCTGATCGACTTCCTCAAGAGCGCGGTGATGATCAGCTGGATCTTTCCCTCCCCGCGCGCGCTCTCCGTCGCCTGGAGCCTGATGCCGGAGCTCATCTTCTATCTTATCGTCTTCGTTCTTCTCGGCCTCATGAAGAGGGCTCCCATCAAGGCGACGCTGGTCATGATCCTGATCTACTGCGCCTTGACCTTTCCGATGGCCCTGTCGCCGTATCTCGCCTATCTGGGCTACTTTACCATCTATCTGCCGATCCTGATCATCGGGCGGATTTTTTACCTCGAACAGCGGAAGCAGATCGAGGTCCGGGCTGCGATGGCCCTGATCATCCTTTGCGCCGCCATGTTCGTGTCCGTCTACAGCGTCCGGTTTCCGGGCGAGTTGTTCAATGTCGGAAACGGGCGCATCTGGAACTATATATATGCCCTCGGTCTGTTCTACGGCCTGATGGTCTCCGATATGAAATATGTCCCGAGGCCGATCGCGTATTGTGCCGATATCAGCTACGCGCTCTATCTCGTTCATCTTCCCGTCGGCATTTTCGTGCTGAACCTGTTGGACGGCTCACCGATCCCGTTCGGGCTGCGCAGCTTCCTCGCGATCGCCGCCGCATTCGCTGCCGCGCATGTCGTCCACATCGTTGTGGAGCGGCCGGCGCAGCAATGGGCGCGTCGCATTCTGAGGCGTGGACCCCCGCTCGCCGTGACGCAAACATCCGTCACTCCTGCCGGCTGA
- a CDS encoding DUF2092 domain-containing protein gives MMKKTFWCAAVISGFLGLAPFAAPALAADEAPKPIVEQSALTLLKKMSDTLASAQVIQLGAIDFREVPTSQGQMITQITTSEVIAERPNKFRADAVVNGADTTFVYDGKTFTAFDHAKNLYVTAPFAAGQIEEFFKKLAEERGIEFSIADFLSPDPYAVLTKNLVNAYDAGPTTIDGQNANHLVFSAPGLEWQLWLDAGNNLPIFFAVTYTDAPREPRFMVNFRGWNLKATPPPEAFAFVPPAGASSIDFLPVGQN, from the coding sequence ATGATGAAGAAGACGTTCTGGTGCGCTGCCGTGATCAGCGGCTTCCTGGGCCTTGCGCCCTTCGCGGCACCGGCCCTGGCGGCCGACGAGGCGCCGAAGCCGATTGTCGAGCAGAGCGCGCTGACGCTGCTGAAGAAGATGAGCGACACGCTCGCTTCGGCCCAGGTGATCCAGCTCGGCGCGATCGATTTCCGCGAGGTACCGACCTCGCAGGGCCAGATGATCACGCAGATCACGACCTCGGAGGTGATTGCCGAGCGGCCGAACAAGTTCCGCGCCGACGCGGTCGTCAACGGTGCCGACACGACCTTCGTCTATGACGGCAAGACCTTCACCGCCTTCGATCACGCGAAGAATCTCTACGTCACGGCGCCGTTCGCCGCCGGCCAGATCGAGGAGTTCTTCAAGAAGCTCGCCGAGGAACGTGGCATCGAATTCTCGATCGCCGATTTCCTCTCCCCCGATCCCTATGCGGTGCTGACGAAGAACCTCGTCAACGCCTACGACGCCGGTCCGACGACGATCGACGGCCAGAACGCCAATCATCTCGTCTTCTCCGCGCCGGGGCTCGAATGGCAGCTCTGGCTCGATGCCGGCAACAACCTGCCGATCTTCTTCGCCGTCACCTACACCGACGCGCCGCGCGAGCCCCGCTTCATGGTCAATTTCCGTGGCTGGAACCTGAAGGCGACGCCACCGCCGGAGGCCTTTGCCTTCGTGCCGCCCGCCGGTGCGTCCTCGATCGACTTCCTGCCGGTCGGCCAGAACTGA
- a CDS encoding DUF2793 domain-containing protein — MADPLATPHLALPYLAAAQAQKHVTHNEALRLIDAMMHLAVEASGATVPPSAPVEGSRYLLGASPSGAWAGKGGMLAIFVDGAWLFAAPSIGWLAYDKAADAVLVRKASGWVAI, encoded by the coding sequence ATGGCTGATCCGCTCGCGACGCCGCATCTGGCGCTGCCCTATCTCGCGGCCGCGCAGGCGCAGAAGCATGTGACCCACAACGAGGCGCTCCGGCTCATCGACGCGATGATGCATCTCGCCGTGGAGGCCTCCGGCGCGACGGTGCCGCCATCGGCGCCGGTGGAGGGCAGCCGCTACCTGCTCGGCGCGAGCCCCTCGGGCGCCTGGGCCGGCAAGGGCGGCATGCTCGCGATCTTCGTCGACGGCGCCTGGCTGTTCGCGGCGCCGTCGATCGGCTGGCTCGCCTATGACAAGGCGGCGGACGCCGTCCTTGTCAGGAAGGCGTCGGGCTGGGTCGCGATCTAG